Proteins from a single region of Carassius carassius chromosome 25, fCarCar2.1, whole genome shotgun sequence:
- the LOC132103843 gene encoding tumor necrosis factor receptor superfamily member 11B-like: MFLLTALVLPVICGAGLASDGHFYRRTDPVTGQQLLCDRCPPGTRMRAHCTSSRQTECVPCGAGLFTEFWNYIPYCLRCDACSDHQRVVQPCNGTVNTVCECEAGFFWDQHFCRTHSECKPGHGVQAPGTPHKDTVCEPCADGHYANIMQTHATCVTHSACKADEQLVLPGSRWHDNVCATCDHLVQKDWVDLFKSVLSGLHVQYGTSTERLQKLVNRRLRKKRFGKHAAMHPTQQLQHWSRETSQEEPLNLPSILEESHLNLLADRIARKIRRSQQHCSKTPPQAL; the protein is encoded by the exons ATG TTTCTTCTCACAGCGTTGGTCCTTCCGGTCATCTGTGGAGCCGGTTTGGCGTCGGATGGTCACTTTTACCGGCGCACGGATCCGGTCACCGGACAGCAGCTGCTGTGTGACAGGTGTCCTCCGGGAACGCGCATGCGCGCCCACTGCACGTCTTCACGTCAGACGGAGTGCGTACCCTGCGGAGCGGGTCTGTTCACGGAGTTCTGGAACTACATCCCGTACTGTCTGCGGTGCGACGCGTGCTCCGATCACCAGCGGGTCGTTCAGCCGTGTAACGGAACCGTGAACACGGTGTGCGAGTGTGAGGCGGGCTTCTTCTGGGACCAGCACTTCTGCAGGACACACAGCGAGTGTAAACCGGGCCACGGAGTCCAAGCTCCAG GTACCCCACACAAAGACACGGTGTGTGAGCCCTGCGCAGATGGACACTATGCAAACATCATGCAGACACATGCAACATGCGTTACTCACAGCGCTTGCAAAGCAGATGAACAGCTGGTGCTGCCCGGATCCAGGTGGCACGATAATGTGTGTGCAACCTGTGACCATCTCGTACAGAAAg ATTGGGTGGATTTATTCAAGTCGGTTCTGTCCGGTCTGCACGTTCAGTACGGGACTTCTACTGAGCGTCTGCAGAAGTTAGTGAACCGCCGTCTGCGCAAGAAGAGGTTCGGCAAGCATGCTGCAATGCATCCGACGCAGCAGCTCCAGCACTGGAGCAGAGAGACATCACAGGAGGAGCCGCTAAACCTGCCGTCCATCCTGGAGGAGTCACACCTGAATCTGCTTGCGGACCGGATCGCACGCAAAATCCGCCGATCCCAGCAACACTGCAGTAAAACTCCACCGCAAGCTTTATGA